The nucleotide window AATATGTATTTGTCTTGGTATTGATAATTAAAGCCAATAGTTGTAAAGAGACCTGATTCATCATCTTTGTTACTTTTAAACTTTAACTCATTTTTGGAGTATCCCAACCCAAAAGTAAGGTCTAAATTGCTATTGATTTCATAATTTGGTGCCCAAGCTACATATATACTTGAACTTTCCCCGTGAAAATTATTGCCATCAACATTGAAAGCAAATTCTCCATGATCGATGTACCCAGTTTTAACCCTCAACAAGTCAGTAGATTGGTAGATGTAATAGATACCGTAACCAACATCTGTATCATCAACAAAATTTTTTGTGGAAACATCAAAAAAATCAGTATCTTTAAATTTAGTGTAATTTACTTGTAATCCGATCGAGTGTTGAGCCATGACTGTAAATGGTAAGGCTATTAATATTACAATTAGAATCAGTTTCATTTGAAGCTCCTTATTTATAATGGTTCTTGGCAACCGTGATTTTGTTGAACACAACTATTAAAACCTCCTTATACCGAATGGTGGCCAAGACCAATCAAAATCAACATCTATGGTAGCGATTGTAACTGCCCAAGGGCCACCACGAGTGAAATTGCTATAAGTAAATTCATCCTCATCAGCATCTCCCGTTAGCTCTTCGATTTGATCAAATAACCCTGATTGAGCTAAATAATCTCCCACGCCTTCTACATCTGACTTATTGAGAGGCGAGTTAAAGTAGCTCGGAGACGTTATAAACCAAGCATAGGCGGTATCCCAACTACTAGTTTCTTCGGCTGTAATTTTTAGGTTTTTCCCCACATGACCATATTTTGGTTTACTGCCATTCAAAGAGATATTTCCAAATCCTCCATTGCATTTAAGAAGCATGGCTGTGTTGGTATCATCTTGAACATCCGCTAATGAAGTAAAAGAAATGAGAAGTAGGTTTATAGACAATAGTTTTACGAAGTATTTTTTTATCATTTTTAATCCTTTAATATTATAAGTGCTTATTAATTAAGCACAAAACCAGTGTATGTAGCTAATGATTAAAAATCAACCTTCAAAATAATAGGAACAATTTTTCAGAATAATTCAAATTTTGATAAAAAAATCAGTGCGTCCTACTGCAAGAGATAGTTAACTTCTGCTTAACCGATTTTTTAAAAATAACCTACTAATATGAACTTCGGGATTCGCTCTTTGCCAAGTGAGTATTTTTCTTCCGACAGCGACATTACTTAGTTACTAATGGTTGACATTAAATTATCAAACATCAATATAGATATATTTGCATCTAACTATAAGGCACTTATGCGAATGGCTTTTTGGCTGTGGTGGTTACCACTAAATTATAGCTAATATAGCCATAGTCTGTCAGTGTCTATAAAGGAACCGATAATTGACTTCAAGCGTAGAAACTAAATCTGTACCAACCCTGCGTCCGCTTTCGGATCGTATACCTGTCCTTAGCAATATTTCGGCTTTAGTCGGCAAAGTGGCAAAAACGGTCTGTAATGCCAGTTAGACTTGTTATAGCCTGTAAGTCACTTCTATCTTACCATTTGAGATAACATACTAAACAACGAGTGTTTTCATTAACTAAATACTAGGTCATTAAATTTGTGCCCAGATAACTCTGTATATCTTACCGTATGCTGAATATTCACATGCCCTAGGTACTCCTGTATGCGCCTGGTTTCCCATCGCTTACTATTGGCTAAATAATGACCGCAACCATGCCTTAAAGAATGTGGTGTCATGTTGAAATCAAACGAAGTAGGATCTTTTTCTTTGGCCTTGGCTATTAATCTAGCAATTCTTTTGCGAAATCCGTCAGAGGTGTACGGTGCACCACGCTCACTTAAAAATACATATCGTTGATTGGGGTTATCTCGCCGTTGCTTTCTAAGCATTCTTAGTTCATCGCCTTGTATTGGCTGCATACTATCACGTGACTTTTTACAGCGTATTACGTGCAACTGGCTTTCATCAAAAAAGATTTGTGCCCAGGTCATATTAACTAACTCGCTTACTCTTAATCCATGCCTAAAAGCCATAGTAAGCATTAAAGCTGTTTGGTCACCGTTTCTTAAATTTTTGGTCAATTCAATTAGCTTTTTGAGTTCTTTCATCGTTATATAATCACGTCGATTTAAAACTGTCGACTTTTCGTTAGTTGGCGGTGTTATTTCTGCTTGCTTGAAAGCCACTATATTTGACATCTGCGTACCTCCACTGTCTACATTTGAGTCATAATGTAGACTGTCTTTCATAAAGTTATTTGATAAAAAGCCCCTATATTCAAATTGCATCTAAAATTGATGCAATTTAACCTATAACCATTACTGTTTATTACTCTTCATCTGTTTAATCGTTGCAGCAACAATAATGTCAATATCAGGGCTGCCCTCAACTCGTGGCTCATTGAGCTTTTTAATTAATTCAGCTTGTCGGTAGTCGGCAACTTCACCATAACTGTATAGCGTCGTTAAAACCCCTTCATGCCCTAAGTTTTGGCTCCATGCTTTAAACGCTTCAGGTGTTTGGCATAATTTTTCACCTAGTCTGACTAACGTATTACGAAAACTGTGCGGGTTAAAATATGGCAACTCTACGCTTTGAAAAGCTTGTTTAAATACTTTCCGTATGGGATCAGCGGTTAGCCAATGCTCACGCAATAAACTACGCGCTTGAAATTTTCGATTACTGCCTACGACCATTTTAGTTTTAGGAAATAAGGGGTCATCTGGGCTAAATAACAATTCTTTAGTTAGGTGCTCTATCCACGCAGATACGATTGCCTTTGGTAAGTTACCAACAGGAAAAAAGTAGGTAGTAAACGTTTTGCTGAATTTAGTATTTACGTCACGAGCATCTTGGAACAGGCTGTTATCCAATAAGTTAACGTGCTTAATTTTGAGCGACGCAATGGCGCTATCTCTGGCTCCCGTTAACAAAGTAAATGCAATTAACGCCTTATTGCGTTTTTCAATATCCGTACGTTCAGGCATGTATTCCAATACATGCAGTATTTGTTCTAGGCTTGGCACCGGCTTTTTACGTTTAGCATTTGCTATTCGGGTTTCTTTTTCAGATAAATTAAAATATTCAGTATCACAATAGTTTATTCGCGACTTATAGCCGGTTTGCATAGCTAACCATTGAAAGAAACTTTTCAAGTGTCGAAGTGTTGTGTGCAAAGTAGCTTTACTTAACGGTTGCTTAGTTGTTGCATTTTTTTGATTAGCCAAGTGCTTTTTAAATCCCACTGCTTGTTGATAATGAAACTTTTTAAAGTCTTTATATTTAGTGTATTGCTCAAAGCGATTTATTGCTTTTGCAAATCCATCAATTGATGCTTCATTCTGTCGCTTAGCTTCTTTTAAAAACATACAATACTTATGAATGATTCTTACATTATTTGGGTTGTGCGTTTTCATCGTTTCATCTCACCTATTTAAAGTACAATTCAGGAAGGGGTTAAGCATCTAACCTATGTGTTTTTGTTGTAGCGGTAATATCACGGCTAAATCTCGCTGAATTGTCGCTAACTCATCTAATTTGAAGTATTTGTTCATAGACGAATTACAGTGTGAACAAGCAGCTATTACTCGACCTTTAGTGTTGGTTTCTTTGATAAACTCAATAGATTTTTGATCCGGTATTCTCGGCTCTCGACATTTCATACAATAAAGCTCTGATGGTTTACACTTGCGCTTACCTTGCTGACGTTGCTTTTGTAAAAATGCTTTTAAATCTTTACCTAGAATAATTACTGGTCTTTTATCATCACAGACAGCTAAGCCTTTTAAAATCCAATTTCGAACCGTATGTTTATGAACGTCGAGAAGCATAGATACTTCTTCGACTGTATAAAAGCGGTTGATTTTGCATTTATTAGGGTTATGATTTCGTTTCATAAATCCCCCTGCTATTTACCTTTAGCTATACATTGTTCTAGCCATTCGTTGATATCTTCTTCAACCCAACCGACTGCTCGACCGCCAAGTGAAATATTTTGTGGAAATTCACCTTTGCTCATACGTAAGTAAATACTGCTTCGTGATAAACCAGTCTTATCTTTTACCGCTGGTAGGCGAATGATTTTATTAGACATGTTGATACCTCTTAATTGTTTTTAGGAACGACTAAGAGGTTATTTTAAAAACTCGTGTTAAAAACCGAATTCGTTTTATGACATTACGAATTCGTTTTTTGATCCTGATAAGATCATTTGCTTCTAGAGGATATGGCGGGTTCTATCTGATTTAATATTTTGCGAACAGTGTCGACATTTAATGGTGCGCCAATCAATTCGGTCATAGCAATGACAGATGTGCTTATACCTCTTTGATTCGGGTCGATGTTTAATTCTTTACATAACGCACCAATTACAATGAGAAGAGAGTTTCTTTCATTAGTTGTTAATGGTTTATCAATGTGAGAGCTGCCTTCTAATAATTTTGCAATTCTATTTACTTCAGCTGTTCTAATCACAAAAACATAGTCATAATCATCTAAACTACCTGATGGTGAATAAAATGGTACATTCCGTTTATCCTGTTCATCTTCGATAATTTTGTTTGGAACTTGATCATTACAGATGTCGTAAAAATTTGTTTGAAGCTGGCAATAAACGTCTCCTTGCTTTACCAACACCCCTTCTAGGCAAGTCAAAGTCACTTTAAGTCCAGAAGTTAGTTGCTGGTAATAATTTTCAATATCCAGAATTTCAGAACCCAGCATAGTCAAATCCCAGATGCCGCTAATTGAAGTGACTTCGGTTGTTAATGCAAGCCAATCATCACCAGATAAGTGTATATGGTGATCTAAAGGTAATGTTGATGGTTCAGATAACTCTTCATCCGTGAAATTATTGCCTTCAATGGTGCGTAATTCTGAATGGTGAATTTTAACAACCTGCCCCACCTTAACCTTAGCTTGATTAACAAAATTAACGGAAAGGGTTAAGTGTTCATCAATAGCGAAACGATATAAATCACTTACAAATACTTTTTCGCCAATTTCAGTTGATATGTAAGCAACCGCTTCTTCTGGCGTTAGCCATTCTTTTAGTTTTAATAACTTTTTCATATTCTTTTTATTATTTTCTATGTTTAAAATTTAAGGCTGTATCTCATTAACCCTACGTTCTGCATCAAACCATTACGGATAAGTGTTTAACCGATTTTTCATTGATTAGTTTGCCCGTTGAGGCTTCTTCAACATAATTTGACCACCAGGACATCAATACTTTTCTTCTTTCTAAATATTGAGCACGGTTATATGCACGTCTAACTTCGTTTTGTTCTTGGTGAGCTAAAGCGCTTTCGATAATGTCGCCATCAAAGCCTTGTTCATTTAAAGTGGTACTAGCAATCGAGCGCATCCCATGTGCTGTTAACCGCCCTTTAAATCCCATACGTTGCAGTGCTTTGTTTGCTGTTTCTGGGTTGCTTGGGTTATTAGGGTGTCTATCGGATGGGAATATGTGCTCTCGATGACCACTGATGGGCTTGATCATTTGCAATATCGATAATGTTTGCGGCGTTAACGGTACGCTATGAGGTTTTTTCATTTTCATACGTTCGCTTGGAATATTCCATAGCTTTTGCTCAAAGTCTATTTCACACCATTTCGCTTCTGCGGCTTCTCTTGGGCGCACCATGGTATGTAACTGCCACTCAATTAGACAGCGAGTAACCAATTTAATACTCGCGTAGTTAATTGCTTTCATTAACTCAGGTAACTCTTCAGGTTTAAGCGTTGGCATATGCGTAACTTTGGGTGTTTCAAATGCACTGCGGATACCTGCTAAAGAATTGTGGTGTAATAGTCCTGTATTAACCGCATGGCGCATTACTTCATTTAAATACCCTACTAACTTACTGGTTGTTTCGAGGCTACCTTTTGCCGCTAAGGGCTTTAAAACATTAATGGCTTCCGGTGCCAAGATTTTATCAATTGGTCTATGCCCTAGGTTTGGAAAAATATGGTTTTCGAAATTGCGCCATAAACTTCTAGCTGTTGTTTCAGCTATTTTTGTTTTTTTAATAGTGAACCAGGCAGTAGCTACGCTTTTAAAAGTATTACTAGCTGCTAATTGCTTTTCACGAAGTTCATCTTCTTTGTGCTCTTTGGGGTCGATGTCTTGCGCTAATAATTCACGGGCATGGGTACGTTTTTTTCGGGCATCAGCAAGTGACACTTCAGGGTAGGTGCCAAAGCCCATTGAACTGCGCTTTTTAGTGATGGGTTTAAAGTAATCAAACAACCAAGATTTAGCGCCTGTCGGCTTCACTCTTAATTGCAAGCCACCACCATCTGCGAGCTTATATAATTTATCTTTGGGTTTTGCTTGCTTAACTTGAGTATTGGTAAGTGGAGTTACGATCCTAGCCATTTTAGTAGTACCACCTGGTTAATTATTGAACCGGTACTACTTACAGTACTACTAAAAAACGTGGATTGCAAAAGACGTTATGAAATAACTTTGGACATAAAAAAACCCGAAAAGCTTGATTTTATTAGCTTTTCGGGTCTTCTTTGGTTCTGCTAGAACCTTGTTTTGGTGCGGATGGAGAGACTCGAACTCTCACGGCCGAAGCCACAGCCCCCTCAAGGCTGCGTGTCTACCAATTCCACCACATCCGCAAAAACGTATGAGGCGAATTAGTTTGGTACGTCGCTCTCTTTTTTGTCGTCGCTTGCAGGTACATCAGACGCTGGTGTAGCGCTTTCTACTTGTTCTGCGCCGCCTAAGTTATTCCATTCATCGGTTGCTTTGGTACGCTGTGCAGTCAGGTTACCAAGAATCAAGCTAGTAACGAAAAAAACCGTTGCCAAAATTGCCGTGGTTTTGGTCATAAAGTTACCAGAACCTGATGAACCAAAAATGGTGGCTGACGAGCCTGCACCGAATGATGCGCCCATGTCTGCACCCTTACCTTGTTGAATTAAAATAAAACCAACAAGAATCAAGGCAATGATTAGATAAACAACTAACAATACTTGATACAACATTATCTTTAAATCCTATTCTGCTGAGCAGATATTACTAAATTCTTCAATTTTTAAACTCGCCCCGCCAATTAGACCACCGTCTATATCAGCTTGGGAGAACAATTCTTGGCAGTTACCTGCGTTAACACTACCACCGTACAAAATTGCCGTTGTGTTGGCAATATCTGTGTCAAACGATGCTAGATAACCACGAATAAACTCGTGGGTTTGTTGCGCGATTTCAGATGAGGCAGTTTTGCCTGTTCCGATTGCCCATACAGGCTCATAAGCAACAACGACATTTTCAAATGCCTGGATACCAATTTTATTGATAACCGGATCTAACTGCGACTTTAACACTGTTTCGGTTTCGCCATTCTCGCGTTCCGATTCAGTTTCACCAATACATAAGATGGCGGTAAGGCCATGGCCTAAAACATGCGCTACTTTATCGGCGACGAGCTCAGAGCTTTCACCATAAATCGCACGTCTTTCTGAATGCCCCAAGATCACGTATTGTACCTGTAAATCTTTCAGCATTAAAGCTGAAACTTCACCGGTATAAGCGCCCTTGTCATGTTCGTTCGCATTTTGTGCACCAATCGCAATGTCTTGGTTTGAAAATGCACTTACAGCATTGGCTAAATAAGGTGCTGAAGGACAAACAATGACCTGTTTGTTTTTTAAAGTCAACGCGTTAAGCGCTTCGCTCATTTCGAGTATTAACTTCGAATCGCCGTTCATCTTCCAATTCGCGGCCACAATGGTCTGTCTTGTCATAGCAATTCCCTATTAGAAAACGGCGAGATATTAACAACTGTCAATTAAAGATACAAGGAAATATCTCGCCTACCAGTTTGTTTGCTTAAATTAGCAACACATTTATTACAAATTCAACACATTAGCTTTGGCTTGATTTACGTTTCACCAATACCTATGCCGAACATAATATCACTTAGTGTTCAGCACCTGCGGCTTTAACAGCGTCAGCGATAACATTCGCTAAGCGCGACACTTCGGCCACTTCAGGTCCTTCCACCATAACGCGGATTAACGGTTCAGTACCGGATTTACGTAACAGTACTCGACCTCGCCCAACTAATTCTGTTTCTACTTCATCAACACTTTGCTTAACTCTGTCATCATTAAGCGGGTCAGTGTATTCATTGAACCTAACATTAACCAATATCTGCGGTAACTTAGTCATACCAGATTTTAACTGAGCCAGTGTCTTACCTGACTGGCAAATGGCTTCAAGCACATTAAGGGCGGCAACGATACCATCACCGGTAGAGGTGCAATCTAGGTTAATGATATGGCCAGAATTTTCAGCGCCAAGCTTCCAACCTTTTTGTTTCAGTTGTTCCATGACATAACGGTCACCAACTTTGGCGCGGCTAAATTCAATATCAAGTGATTGCAGTGCCAGTTCTAGGCCCATATTACTCATCAGAGTACCAACCACACCGCCGACTAATGTTTCGCGATCTTGTGCGTTCTTAGCCATGATATAGATAAGTTCATCACCATCCACAATATCACCATTGTGATCAACCATCATCAAGCGGTCACCGTCGCCATCAAGGGCGATACCTAGATCCGCTTGTTGCTCAAGCACTAACTTGGCAATATTAGAGGTAGATGTTGCACCGCAATCGTCGTTAATGTTGATGCCATTTGGCTCGCAGCCGTATTCAATCACTTCAGCGCCCAGCTCACGAAATACCGCAGGGGCGATGTGGTAAGTGGCACCATTGGCGCAATCAACGACGATTTTCAAACCATTTAGAGAGTATTCTGATGGGAAGTTACTCTTACAAAATTCAATGTATCGACCAGCGGCATCATCGATGCGCACTGCCTTACCAAGTTTGGCGGAATGGACGCAATCCATGTCTTCATCGAGCATACGTTCGATTTGTAACTCGACCTCGTCAGGTAGCTTTTCACCAGACGTTGAGAAAAACTTAATACCGTTATCATAAAAAGGATTGTGTGAGGCACTGATGACAATCCCCGCTTCTGCGCGGAATGTTTTGGTGAGATAGGCAATGGCCGGTGTTGGCATTGGTCCCATCAAACCGATGTCGATGCCTGCAGCTGAAAAGCCAGCTTCTAGTGCAGACTCAAGCATATAACCTGAAATACGAGTATCTTTGCCTATCAGTACTTTTTGCGTGCCTTGTGTTGCCAAAACTTTACCAGCAGCCCAACCAAGCTTCATAACAAACTCTGGAGAAATTGGCGCTTTGCCGACCAGTCCGCGTACACCATCGGTACCAAAATATTTTCTTTCAGACAAATTACTGTCTCCTAATTGTTTTTAAAATTGTAGAATAAATCTTTGTAACTTATAAAATTATTATCGTCTAAATTGCAGCGTTTTGTTCAAAACAGCTAACGCATCGACGGTTTCTTTGACATCATGCACTCGAATGATATTCGCGCCATGCAATGCAGCAATGACTGCTGCCGATAAACTACCGGCAAGACGTTGTTCTACCTCGCAATTCAGCAAATTGCCAATCATCGATTTACGTGACATGCCAGATAGTATTGGTAACCCCATGCAAGCTAGCTCCTGTTGTCGAGCCAGTAATTCATAGTTTTGTTCCAGGGTTTTACCAAAGCCATAGCCCGGATCGATAATGATTCGCTCTCGCTCAATGCCTGCCGCAACACACTGTGCTATTCGGTCATTAAAAAAATCGAGTAAATCGCCAATCACATCACTGTATTGCGGATCATGTTGCATGGTGCGTGGCATGCCTTGCATATGCATTAAACAGACCGGTAATTCACACTCAGCAACCACCGCTAGGCAACCAGGGTTTTGCAGTGCTCGCACATCATTAATTAAGCCCGCCCCCGCAGCAATGGCTTGGCGCATAACTTCAGCTTTGCTGGTATCAACTGAGACTATGGTATCAAAACGGCGAGTAATCGCCTCGATAACCGGAATGACGCGTTGTAGCTCTTGTTGTAAATCAACGTCAGCCGCACCAGGTCGAGTAGACTCACCACCAACATCAATAATCGTCGCGCCATCGGCTAGCATTTGCTCAACTTGCTTTAAGGCATTTTCAATCGAGTTGAACTGACCGCCGTCGGAAAAGGAATCTGGCGTTACATTAAGAATCCCCATCACTTGTGGTGAGGTTATATCGAGTTGTTTTTCAGCAAATAGCATGGTTTAAGGCGGTGTCTTATCGAGATTGTTATTGGTTTTGCCGTATATTATAGAAGAGGCTGTTATTCAATGACAACGAATTCTCGCAAACATTCTCAATGTAATACCCATCCACCAATAACTTTCATTGGCCAAAGTTCAAAATGCGGCTTTTTTTGCGATACGAACAAACTAATTTTCGGGCAAATAAAAACCCGCCATATAGCGGGTTTTTGTAGATTGACCTAGAAGCTAAATTTAGCTTTTAGTTCGCTGGTTCGTCAGCTGGATTATTAACATCCGGGTTGCTTGGCTTAACCGAGCTTGCTGGTGGTGTGCTGTCGTTACGATTTTCATCACCATAACCTTTCGGTGCACGGACATCGACACGAGCCATCAAATCATCAATTTGATCAGCATCGATGGTTTCGTATTTCATAAGCGCATCTTTCATTGAGTGCAAGATATCCATGTTGTTTTTAAGAATATCTTCTGCTCGTTTGTAGTTGCGTTCAATGATGGTACGAACTTCATCATCAATATCTTTGGCAGTCTCGTCAGACATATGCTTGTGTTGTGCAGCGCTACGACCAAGGAACACTTCGCCCTCTTCTTCTGCATACAACATTGGCCCCATCTTGTCAGATAGACCCCACTGGGTAACCATCTTACGAGCGATTTCAGTGGCACGCTCAATATCGTTAGATGCGCCTGTTGACACCTTGTCAGAACCATAGATGACATCTTCAGCAATTCGACCACCGTAAAGCGATGACACCATGCTTTCTAGATGCATCTTGCTGTGACTTACTCTATCTTTTTCTGGCAAGTACATGGTTACACCTAAGGCGCGACCACGAGGAATGATACTTACTTTGTACACCGGATCATGCTCAGGTACCATACGACCAACGATTGCGTGACCAGCTTCATGATACGCAGTCATTTCTTTTTCTGACTCGCTCATCACCATAGAGCGACGTTCTGCGCCCATCATGATTTTGTCTTTGGCTTTATCAAACTCAACCATAGACACCATGCGACGACTGGTACGGGCGGCAAATAATGCAGCTTCGTTTACCAAGTTAGCAAGATCGGCACCACTAAAGCCTGGTGTACCACGGGCAATAACCGCGGCATCGACGTCATCAGCAATTGGCACTTTACGCATGTGTACTTTAAGAATTTGTTCACGACCACGAATATCAGGTAGACCAACAGTAACTTGACGGTCAAAACGGCCAGGACGTAATAAGGCCGGATCCAATACATCAGGACGGTTAGTCGCGGCAATCACGATGACCCCTTCAGTACCTTCAAAACCATCCATTTCTACCAACATTTGGTTCAATGTTTGCTCACGTTCATCGTGACCACCACCAAGACCGGCGCCACGTTGGCGACCTACCGCATCGATTTCATCAATGAAGATAATGCACGGTGCAGATTTTTTCGCTTGGTCAAACATATCACGTACACGCGATGCACCAACACCAACAAACATCTCGACAAAGTCAGAACCTGAGATAGAGAAGAATGGCACTTTCGCTTCACCGGCAATCGCTTTGGCCAATAGGGTTTTACCCGTACCAGGTTGACCAACCATTAAAATACCTGAAGGAATGCGACCACCTAATTTTTGGAATTTCGATGGATCACGCAAGTAATCAACCAACTCCGCAACTTCTTCTTTTGCTTCGTCACAACCTGCAACGTCGGCAAACGTTGTTTTGATTTGATCGTCAGATAACAGGCGCGCTTTAGACTTACCAAAGCTCATGGCGCCTTTACCGCCACCACCTTGCATTTGGCGCATGAAGAATATCCAAATACCAATCAATAACAACATTGGGAACCAGTTGATAAAAATACTGGCAAGAAGACTTGGCTCTTCCGGTGGAACACCCTGTACTTTGACGTTATTTTGAATCAAATCATTGAGCAAATCTTTGTCATATTGGGTAGGGATCATTGTCGTGAATGTTTGACCATTGCGCATTTTGCCATTGATAACACCATTGGCTTCAATGTTCACTTCACCGACCTGTCCCGAACGGGTATCAGAAATAAATTGGGTATAATCAAGCTTTGCGTCAGCCGTGTTGCTAGGCGTAAAGCTTTGAAAAACCGACATTAATACTATAGCTATCACTAGCCATAAAATAAGATTTTTAACCATATCGCTCAATGTGAGGACCTCTTGTATAGCTTACTTTGCGATGATTCTTAGACTTGTTTACTTGTTTAAATAAGGGCTTTAATTCGTAATTTCAAGCTCTTATTATAAAGTATTGCTAATGTAACTCTACTACAGTTTGTAACCTGTAGCCACTATATATACTTCGCGAGAACGTGGACGCGATGATTCAGGTTTACGGGTTTTCACCACGGTAAAGCAATTTCGTACGTCTTTCATGTACTGATCGAATCCCTCTCCCTGAAATACTTTGACAACAAAACTGCCATTTTTCTTCAAAACTTGATGACACATATCCAATGCCAGCTCGACCAAATACATGTTTCGAGCCTGATCGGTGGCTTCGTTACCACTGAAGTTATGTGCCATATCTGACATCACCACATCAACGTTCTTGCCATCGATACGTGCCAATAAGGTATCAAGTACCTCATCTTCACGAAAATCGCCTTGCAAAAACGCAACGCCAGGTAATGGTTCCATTGGTAAAATATCACAGGCAATCACGTCACCATTATCACCAACAACTTTTACCGCATACTCAGACCAGCCGCCAGGTGCTGCACCTAGGTCTACGACTTTCATACCTTTTTTGATCAACTTATCTTTATTATTGATCTCTTCAATTTTAAATACCGCGCGTGAACGTAAACCAAGCTTTTGCGCTTTCTTTACGTATTCATCATCAAAATGCTCTTGCATCCAACGATTTGAACTGACACTGCGGCCTTTTTTCGGTTTGCTCATAAATTAACGATTTGTCACCATTAAAATTAGTATTAATCTCAAGATGGCGTTAAAATGTCTGTAATTCAAGTCAGTTAAACGAATATTTTAATGAATCTTTCAAAAAAACAAGTTAATTATTTAAAAGGTTTGGCGCACAGCCTTAAACCTGTTGTTTTATTAGGCACTAACGGTTTAACCGAAGGTGTGGTTGCCGAGATTGACGGCGCATTAAATCACCATGAGTTAATTAAGGTGAAAATCCCGACAGACGACCGTGAAGTAAAGCAATTGATAATTGACGCTATCGTGCGCGAAACTAACGCAGTAAAGATCCAAACCATAGGTAAAACCTTAATTATCTATCGTCAAAGTGACGAGAAAAAGATTGAGATCCCACGTATCTAATACGACTCGCTGACAGCGCAACGCTGTCAGCAAATCTTCCTTACCATGTTAAACCATTAAGTTAATGACTATCCGCTATCGTTAGTCGGTTATTCTAATAGCCCGATAGCTATCAACGAACCATTTTGCTACTGCACATTAAATACATTTAGCAACTCATCGACTGTTTGTATGCCTTTCATATCTGCTTGGCCAAAGCGAATACCGTAAACTTCTTGTAGCTCTATTATTAACTCCACCAATGTAAATGAGTTATCGACAAGTTCAGTTAACTTCGCATCCAACGCAATATCCTGAGTTTCACAACTTAAAATACTTGCCATATCGTTTAAAAATACGTGATGACTGATCATGTTCTCTCTCCTAATAAATTTGATCCGTTTACCATGAGTTTAATGCTTA belongs to Thalassotalea sp. HSM 43 and includes:
- a CDS encoding outer membrane beta-barrel protein, yielding MKLILIVILIALPFTVMAQHSIGLQVNYTKFKDTDFFDVSTKNFVDDTDVGYGIYYIYQSTDLLRVKTGYIDHGEFAFNVDGNNFHGESSSIYVAWAPNYEINSNLDLTFGLGYSKNELKFKSNKDDESGLFTTIGFNYQYQDKYIFGMEAGSISGVVGDIDPIWLALNVEYMF
- a CDS encoding tyrosine-type recombinase/integrase, which produces MQFEYRGFLSNNFMKDSLHYDSNVDSGGTQMSNIVAFKQAEITPPTNEKSTVLNRRDYITMKELKKLIELTKNLRNGDQTALMLTMAFRHGLRVSELVNMTWAQIFFDESQLHVIRCKKSRDSMQPIQGDELRMLRKQRRDNPNQRYVFLSERGAPYTSDGFRKRIARLIAKAKEKDPTSFDFNMTPHSLRHGCGHYLANSKRWETRRIQEYLGHVNIQHTVRYTELSGHKFNDLVFS
- a CDS encoding tyrosine-type recombinase/integrase; the protein is MKTHNPNNVRIIHKYCMFLKEAKRQNEASIDGFAKAINRFEQYTKYKDFKKFHYQQAVGFKKHLANQKNATTKQPLSKATLHTTLRHLKSFFQWLAMQTGYKSRINYCDTEYFNLSEKETRIANAKRKKPVPSLEQILHVLEYMPERTDIEKRNKALIAFTLLTGARDSAIASLKIKHVNLLDNSLFQDARDVNTKFSKTFTTYFFPVGNLPKAIVSAWIEHLTKELLFSPDDPLFPKTKMVVGSNRKFQARSLLREHWLTADPIRKVFKQAFQSVELPYFNPHSFRNTLVRLGEKLCQTPEAFKAWSQNLGHEGVLTTLYSYGEVADYRQAELIKKLNEPRVEGSPDIDIIVAATIKQMKSNKQ
- a CDS encoding helix-turn-helix domain-containing protein yields the protein MKRNHNPNKCKINRFYTVEEVSMLLDVHKHTVRNWILKGLAVCDDKRPVIILGKDLKAFLQKQRQQGKRKCKPSELYCMKCREPRIPDQKSIEFIKETNTKGRVIAACSHCNSSMNKYFKLDELATIQRDLAVILPLQQKHIG
- a CDS encoding AlpA family transcriptional regulator, which produces MSNKIIRLPAVKDKTGLSRSSIYLRMSKGEFPQNISLGGRAVGWVEEDINEWLEQCIAKGK
- a CDS encoding integrase domain-containing protein, translated to MARIVTPLTNTQVKQAKPKDKLYKLADGGGLQLRVKPTGAKSWLFDYFKPITKKRSSMGFGTYPEVSLADARKKRTHARELLAQDIDPKEHKEDELREKQLAASNTFKSVATAWFTIKKTKIAETTARSLWRNFENHIFPNLGHRPIDKILAPEAINVLKPLAAKGSLETTSKLVGYLNEVMRHAVNTGLLHHNSLAGIRSAFETPKVTHMPTLKPEELPELMKAINYASIKLVTRCLIEWQLHTMVRPREAAEAKWCEIDFEQKLWNIPSERMKMKKPHSVPLTPQTLSILQMIKPISGHREHIFPSDRHPNNPSNPETANKALQRMGFKGRLTAHGMRSIASTTLNEQGFDGDIIESALAHQEQNEVRRAYNRAQYLERRKVLMSWWSNYVEEASTGKLINEKSVKHLSVMV
- the secG gene encoding preprotein translocase subunit SecG codes for the protein MYQVLLVVYLIIALILVGFILIQQGKGADMGASFGAGSSATIFGSSGSGNFMTKTTAILATVFFVTSLILGNLTAQRTKATDEWNNLGGAEQVESATPASDVPASDDKKESDVPN
- the tpiA gene encoding triose-phosphate isomerase → MTRQTIVAANWKMNGDSKLILEMSEALNALTLKNKQVIVCPSAPYLANAVSAFSNQDIAIGAQNANEHDKGAYTGEVSALMLKDLQVQYVILGHSERRAIYGESSELVADKVAHVLGHGLTAILCIGETESERENGETETVLKSQLDPVINKIGIQAFENVVVAYEPVWAIGTGKTASSEIAQQTHEFIRGYLASFDTDIANTTAILYGGSVNAGNCQELFSQADIDGGLIGGASLKIEEFSNICSAE